CGAGGAGGGGGAAATGGGAAGGAAACGAGTGCTCATCATTGACGACGATCCGGCCATGTCCGGTTTGTTGGAAGAGTTTTGCGGGGAAATGGGCTGCGACGTTCTATGCGTGAACGACAGCCGAAACGCCTTTGCGGCCGTTCGCTCTTTTAAGCCGGACCTGATTACGTTGGATTTAGAAATGCCCCACAAGGACGGACTGGAAGTTCTGCGGGAACTTCGGGGGGATCCTCAAACAAAGACCATTCCCGTTTTAATCGTTTCGATTATGGCTCAGGAAGTGCCCATCGCGGCCGAAACGGTGCTGGGAAAACTGACGAAACCCGTTCCCTTCGGAGCGTTCCTCGACAAAGTTCGAAATCTCCTGAAACCCGCCGCCACCTGACGCCCGTCGCCTCGGCGGCCGGGGGAAAAACTCACTCGTAACGATAGCCGATTCGTTCCACCGTTCGGATTTTCTCGCCCATCTTCCCCAATTTCTTGCGCAAACGCCCCACGTGCACGTCCACCGTTCGAGTGTTTCCAAAATATTCGTGACCCCAAACGGTTTCGGACAGCTCCGCTCGGGTCATGACTTTGCCGTGATTGCGAAGGAGGGAAACCAACAAATCGAACTCTTTGGGGGACAAATCCAACGGCTTGGTGTCCAGATGGACCGAATGCTTTTCCATGTCCACCGACAACAGGCCGTCCCGCAACGCCGCTTCTTTTTTGTCGCGCCAATCCACCCGACGGAGAACCGCCTTGACCCGGGCCACCAATTCCGTCTGATTGAACGGCTTGGTGATGTAATCGTCCGCCCCGATTTCCAGTCCCGCGATCTTGTAAGAGTCGACGTTCTGGACGGTGAGAAAAACCACCGGAACGTACCGCGTGGCCGGATCCGCCCGAAGTTGCTTGCACACTTCGAAACCGT
The window above is part of the Elusimicrobiota bacterium genome. Proteins encoded here:
- a CDS encoding response regulator encodes the protein MGRKRVLIIDDDPAMSGLLEEFCGEMGCDVLCVNDSRNAFAAVRSFKPDLITLDLEMPHKDGLEVLRELRGDPQTKTIPVLIVSIMAQEVPIAAETVLGKLTKPVPFGAFLDKVRNLLKPAAT
- a CDS encoding response regulator transcription factor; protein product: MLKKRIMVVDDDKDIRRLVENILSKEGFVTVGAENAADALKKIQNSKPDLIILDLQLPDKDGFEVCKQLRADPATRYVPVVFLTVQNVDSYKIAGLEIGADDYITKPFNQTELVARVKAVLRRVDWRDKKEAALRDGLLSVDMEKHSVHLDTKPLDLSPKEFDLLVSLLRNHGKVMTRAELSETVWGHEYFGNTRTVDVHVGRLRKKLGKMGEKIRTVERIGYRYE